The window ACCGAATTGAGTCTTCTGGCAGCACCCTCCTCCTTATTATAAAGTGCTTTGGTCAATTCCTGAGAGTGGTACTCGTCCGAGGTATCAAACGAGTCTGGACGTTCCAAATGGCTCCATTGTTTAAACATTGAGCGCTTGATGGTTTCACATGGGTCAGGATGTTTTGTATCAGGAAACTTCCGATCACCATTCACTACTTCAGAATTGTTCTCCCCTATCAAATCAAAGCTATTCTTCAAATGCAAGGCACCAGAAGATTCAAGAATTAGACTTCTAGAGCTAGACCTACTCCGTGATCTTATTGATGAATCGTTCATTTTCCCTTTTGCCCAGGCAAAACCACTAGATCCCGAAACTTGTAAAGGGCCAGGACAAGTATCATCGCCTTGTGATGCATTTTTTACATGGGACGTTTCTTTGGTCCACATAATTGATGGCTTAGGTGGCTCCCAAACTAAGAATCTATTTCCTTTGTCATTGTTTACGCCATTTCCATTCAACTTCAATTCACCATGCTTTTGAGGAGGCAGATTCTGTACATGACAATGAAATTTAAAGGATCATAAAAATTTGATTCTATAAGCCTCTATTGCACGGATACTGATATGAGGACATGGCACGATACAGATCTGATAATTATCAAAGATGAGAATACGACGAGAAGGATACAGATGTGTTGTGTACATATACACATAGTCACATACAcgtatataattatataaaataaatatgataTTATGTAATTAATAACTATCCAAAACTTTAAAAGTAGCTCTTATGGTACTTGGTACAGTCAAACGATATTTGACTACACTTCTATTTAAACCTGTGTATTATAGATATTTGTAGAAGTGCAAAGAGGGGGAGAGAGTGACCTCTTCCGGTGCAAGTTTGCTCATTCCATTTGGTCTTCTAGTTGGCTTCCTGGTTGTTTCAGGTCCACCATGAGATCGCACATCAGACCTTTTCCTGAAAACAAGGAGCAAATCTTTTATGGTTCGACTTTAAAGGAACAATCATTTTCAATCCAAATGGAAGTAAGAAATTACCGGCTGGCCTCTTCACGAATTTTAATGTCAATCTCTTTACTGGGAGGATACTTGGGTAAGTTTGACGGGTCACAAGCATATGGCTTTGTCTTGAAATACTAATCATTGTGAACAACAAGCAAATAATTAGAATTATTCTACTCGACATGAAACTAAACCCAAGCACAACTTGAGAAAGCAAATGTCCTATCAGTTTctctcctttttttttcttttgttcgGTGAAACTCTATCGGTTTTCTTTTGTTCGGTGAAACTCTATCGGTTCTCATATTAGAGAAATGTGAAGTATTAAAAACAATAGTGTATTAAAATCCAGAAATTTGTCTGTGGCTATCAAGGTCCAACAAGAATACCTCGGACGTGAGGGCTGAAGCAGCCGTTCCTCGCTTGTGCGGTTCCACAGACAAGAGAGTTTCTATGAGAGTCACCGCACCTTCAGGTAGATCTTTGAAGGTTTGCCAAAGAGAGGTATTGTAAGGATGCTGTGGTTTAAATAACGTTGCATGAGGAAGTTTTGATTTTTTCCAGTAATCTTCAGGTGGGGATCCACaaagtttgaaaattttgtgcAACTGCTCAACCTGTTGAGGAAGAcacataaaatttaataattatgcCACATGGTTGAGCATACATCCATGCTGCAAACTTAGCTAGGAGCATCGGCTCAATTCTACTCTCATTAAGAATCAGTCAACAGATGGTAGATATTGTTTTTATCAAATGGTAGATATTGTTTTTATCTgtcatataaatattttctttaatccGCGTCTGTCATACAAATATTGCTCAATCACAAAGTTATGGAACAAGAAAACTATGGCTCTGTTGATTACCTCAGTCCTCCCTTGAAGGATAGGCTTCCCGATGAGAAGTTCAGCGAATAAGCAGCCAACACTCCAAAGATCCACAGAAGTCCCGTATTCAGTAGAGCCCAACAAAAGTTCAGGAGGGCGATACCACAATGTGACTACTCGACTAGTTAGAGGTTGCCTCTGCCCATAACTGCAATAATTTGCCAATCCAAAATCCCCCACCTTCAGGATTCCATTGTTATCTACCAAAAGATTTGCACCTTTTATGTCTCGATGCATTACACCCTGAGAATGGCAATGCTCAAGTCCTAATAACAACTGCTTCATGTAGCATTTAACCTACAAAATGTGACAGGATAATGTTCAATGTAGGCATATATTACTGATTAATGTCATTTTTTCAAAGCTTATATTTAAAGAGAAGATTTAGAAGGCCGGTGCAGAAAACTCAACACAATACATATCTAGTGCAGAATAATCAGAACCTGTGCTTCAGTGAATGTGATGTCTGGGCAAGATAACAATCCAGAAATATCATGTTCCATATACTCGAACACAAGATATATGTTACATGAAGAACAAGATGTGATTAGCCCTTCCAACTTTATAATGTTTGGATGGTTAAGCCGACGAAGAATTGTTATTTCTCGAGCCATGAACCGAACACTATCAGGCTCAAAATTGTCAAACCGCACCTTCTTTAAGGCAACTATCTTCCCTGTTTCTAATTCACGTGCTCGAAAAACAGTGCTGTATGTACCCTGACCAATCTGttaagaaaagaaagttgagattttgcaTTAGTTGAAGGGCTAACAATAAAAAAGAATGTGGCTGAACTATATGAAGGATTTTTATCTTATAGAATACAGATTGCAGGTAAGACGCTGTTCGAAAACAGTAACTATTATTGCCTATCACAGTGGCAACATCATGAGAGGATTTAGCACCTAAAATTTGGTTCCAGAAAGAATCACATAAAAGTTAAACTTTCAGCATAAATGGAAAAAATCTTGATTTTACAAGTTAGTAGCTTTGTTCCCATAAATTCGAGCTTTTGAAGAAAAAATAGAGTTAATACTTTCTTCATGCCAACCAAAAGTTCAGCATTGCTACCTGATCTATTCAACCTTCAAAATGCAAGGACGTGATTAAAGGCATTATAAAATCTAAGGGCTTCTACATTGCaaaatcattttattgatcacaAACCACAAGTTCTCACAGGATTAGGAACCAAAATTTTGCTCAAACGTTTGGTACAGGAGGCAATAGAAAACATAGAAGTAATCTCTTCACCACTTATCATAAATCATAGCTTCGTTAAACCCTCACTTCCACTTTATCTTACACTAAAACATGTAATCCGATTCAGAATCAAAACAAACCTTTTCAAGTTTCTCGTAAGAATCAGATTTGAGTGGAACCCAACCCTGAATGGCTTCACCCGCCACCGCACTGAGCCAAGCCGGCCATCCTGCTGCCACCTGCTCTCCCTCCACATACTTATGCAGATTCCCAAGCCGAAAACTCACGGATTCACTCGTCCGACCAGACTCACTCAACTCGCTTCCCGACTCACCTGCTCCTCTTTTCTTTACCTTCTTCAAGTTCATCTCCAGCTCTGCCACCAAACACCCTCCGCCGCCGCTGCTCCCCACCCGGCTACGGCCCGACCCCCCATAGAGTCCCCCCGATTGATCCAATACAGCAGGAGTCACGGAAACCGTCTGTTTCGACGTCACGCAACCCATTAGCACGTGCAAACCACGCGTCACCAACACACCACCACCTACTCCACCATAGCGACAAAAATGGAAAACTAACGCCCACCCAGATCAAAACATGCTAAATCTTGACCTGGGTCAAGCTCAGCTTCGAGAAATCAATGCTAGTTCTCAATGCCATTGAAAATTAGGCTTTTATACACGAGAGTCGAGAACAAAACAAAAAACGAAAACCTTTTCACGACCCACTTCCTCTCTCTAACCCAAACCTCTTTATATGCGGCAATTGCGGAAGCGTTTAATCAAAATGGGGTTCACAATCCAAGCAAGAATATGAGCGGAATCAACGGAATGATAGGCCTAAAGTAGACCCTTTTCTTTTCCCGTAGACTGCTGTTGTAATCTTTGTCTGTGTATTATATTGTATTGTGTATCTATCTTTCTCTAGACAAAAGCAGCGCGAATCTACACAGTATGAAAAGAGAGTGGCAGACTAATTGACAACTACAGGACTATATTGACTTTAGCCAGCATTTGTCCACTTGTGGACTTTGCAATTCAAATTCTTCGTATTCCGGGCTTCCTATTTCCTGTATTTCTTTGGTCCCTGAGACATTTTGTACTACAGAGAATGAGAACTGGGAGGGGCTGTTCAAATATTGAAGCGCGTGTGAAAGCTAGTAAATGTGGATTTTGATTTCTTGGTGAAGAACATGTTGGTTGGGTAGGCGTTGATTAATAGTGTAATATGATTTGCATCGTttgtttataaaatatatttttgttttaaatgTACATAAACAATCATTTTGTTATATGTCACATAATTACAATTAAATACACATTGACCATGAAGTTAAGAATAAGATGTTTGTTTTTCTTGTTGCGAGAAGAGTGTCAAATCTcattcaaaatttgaaattttgtgCCTAGCATCGTCTAGGCGAGTCTTTGATCATGAGAATCGGCCCATATTGTAACGTATTTCAATTCGTCTATTTGATGTGTCGAACATATAACAAACCTAATATGTTTTGACAGTTTACCGTTTTTTCGTATTCAAATAGCAGCGggagtttaaaaaaatttattttgacaTTTAAATCGTTCTTGGGTGTCGTGTGATTCAAATAGTTGATATACTGTTTTAGAATAGTTTACTTTTGTGTATATAATGTCAGCTCCAACTATTCTGGATTTTAAGCAGAGATAACTCTTCTTATAAATCCCCACGAATGGATATTTCTCCTTCTTCCATCGTCTAATCAGGTACACAATCAAAAACTGAATTTCTCGTATAGGTCGCACTAAATATCTAAACATCGAAAGTTGATCGCCAAAATTTCAAAATCTGTCTCCGCGGTACTATGGAAGAGCGGTCGTGCGTTTCCAAGAAAGAGGTTGCCTATTTTCTTGTGTGAGGAGAGAGAGAATTTTagtggacaaaaacttgtgtgagacgaattttttatttgtgtcatccatgaaaaaatattactttttatgctgagagtattactttttattgtaaatatcgatagggttgacccgtctcacagataaagattcgtaagaccgtaTCACAAGAGTTACTCAAAACTTGTGTGTAAAAGTTATGTGTATCATTCAACTATTGAATACACATATATTAAAAGTCCTTTAAGGACCTAATTAGGACTCTCCTTTTATCaagatattatttttcattattcaaAAACTCTCATGTATGTATTTTCACTCTTGAAAATATCAtgcataattaaattattatcaacttttgatactacaacacacacacacacacacatatttatttatgctttaaattaaataatttttatttaattactcaattaattattaattaatatgttCTAGACTCTTCTAGAATGTTTTATGAGAATTTTGCACTTATTTGTAACTACTACTAACTTACTATTTAATTGTTATATTCTAAATTTACTgaataaataattgtgaactcGTTATAACCTCAATCGATAATCAGACAATGCTGATGTATCGATGGTACAAAAATCGTTCACATaatgaaaaattgaaatttctaAGGACAATTTTCCACTTATCTATTTTTTGTAGCTGTCAATTTTGTGAACTCATTCACTAAACAGACAGTTTCAATCTCTTTATTTAATTAACAGTTAAATTAAATTTCACAATTTTCATTACAAGAACTCAAGTCATAAACTCTTTTGTAAGCGAtatattttatctttatcaaaCTACAATCATCAAGTTgtcaaattcaacttcttgaacttgactatctcaacgagaATACATAATCTAATTGTTGCGTGACCCTCAATGATTcatggatacagctagccgtaaATTTACAACTTCATGTTATTCAGAACAACATTTTTTCATATTTAGGCTACCcaaattattttcattattttcatcgacCTCTTGATCAAGAACGTCATAACTGAAACTTGTACTCACTGAATCATGATAAGAGCATCTATAAGCATCgctccatgatcccctaggtatcactgatagtgcctgggAGAATCTTAAATTATTGTTGATGTACAATACGGTCTCTTCAACTCGAATATCTTGATTGAAACTGTaattattggtatatcgagagttgcaaatgAATTCGATAAAAATATGATGTATCTTTGAGTAGTAATGTGACATGATATGTGCAACTAAGAAAACGCCTTCCAAAATGCACTTGTCTTACTCTGACCAGATATTCCCTATATTGTTAACTTATCAGATCACAAATATATTTTCACTCATAGGTGAACAGTAaatcctcgactacaatgcactgactCTTacatatttcgaaactacaccaaCATCCCCACTTGATGTCCCTCAATGGACTCGACGGATAAAAATGTATGCTAGTACGTAGAACAACCACGTTTTCTCAGGTCAAAGGACTAATTGTATACAATCATAACCGCAAAATATTCCACTTGATAAGTGATATCTACTTGAAAAGTCTGAGGAATGGTTGTTTAGTGCATCATTAAATGATTATTCATTTGTATGAATGGACATCTACACACCCTTATCAATGAAACGTGGTGTTTATATCACATATATTAGTAACAAGATCGAGTGacatttatctttattttaggtatctgaatcgactaggaaccagtttagaatatataatatgcttcctaatgagtttcatgatgttACGTTGAGTGACATACCTCATGGTACCTAATGTATATTCTaatactttatctatgcagcttgcaaaTGCATACATAAAATAAATGTCATGATTGGATACAACtgtaatatattaaaaaaataagattttattttacaTAAGAGTCAATAAAACTCAAGCTAAAAGTTGGCTCACTGGACacatactctaacaatctccgaTTTTCCCTGTAGCCAATTACCCATAGATCTCAAACTCAATGTTTcatgatgcttctcaaacaatgctCTTGGCATGGGCTTTGTCATTGGATCATCAACATTATATGCAGAGACGACTCTCTCTACTAATATGTCTAATCTTCCCAGCTTGGATTAtttggaacttcctcagtatatgtttAGATCGCTAATGAGACCTCAATTCATTTGCTTGTGCAACAGTacatgtagtgcccaaattcagtacacgtataacccatgcagttatttaattataaaatcatttaactaattttaaaatgagttttaagccatgcatgatttacttaaatgcattattttaaattaattatgcttatgtgatgcacgttaaaatgttttttttgagtttcatgttttaggcgattattcgaggcgagatcgaggaaaagaccggggacgattcttggcaaattaaaatgcggtatttttattttataagctaggaaggggcattttaaataatttatttagtttagcattttaaagctttAGTTATGTGCttagtaatttaagagtttaaaatttttaaattagcatttttggtgtgagttattttaattgagggattttattaaagtttaaagagtgttattattttaattagttgttttatttaattaagcaataatTCCCCTAATTTAACTAcacaactcacgcacacacacacacgttacacacactcacacacacttacacgtttttacacaccctaaaacacacaacacatctACACATTCTTTTTCAGAATTTTTTTAAGAGAGAAAACATAGGGTCTTGAGAAAACAAACAGCCGCCCCCCTTCCCTTTTAATTTCCAACAAGTTTTCGGCAACTTTATTTCAAGATAATCGAGCCAccgtcgtcccggatcaacctcgcttccttctccgcttcgatatcgccgtctcggtaacgtttatcaacaaaggcacgtataatctctcttttgctgcgtcgatcatgtcatattatgtgttgcgttattttatgcgtaaaaatttatgtatgatgttcatagtttgagcggttaatcatttggatcgattttgaaggaaaatttttagatctaactcacgtttttactgttcttcttaaaactgcgaattttcggtcgCGAATctaagaaaactttcaacgtgaaaaatgtataactttttgataccttcgatttgatataaaattcgaaatttttggacgaaaattgagtgagttatgacgcttttcgtgggactgctcaaactgcgttttcagaaaaatttGTATTGATATGTTCTCGAGATTTtgttgttgcaggcttcgttggggatcgaccggtgatcgttgctgcgtatagatATATTgataatgatgttgggatggtctTTGACGTTTTGTTTCGCGTCGTTAGGCACATTAGAGATCGAGTAGTCGTAAAACTATTTTGTTGTATCAAAATTTAAGTTGTGAGTTTATGGTGTTGCGTGGGATGCGTCGTCCCTTGGAGATGTTTGGGACATCTGTGGAGTCAATTCAGTGCCATAGTGTCCTAGGATAGGCCTCGAGGCGTTTTTCACCATTTGTGTAATCGAATTTGAAGAGTATAAGCTTTTAAGTCGCGGAGTCCAGTTTACTcgacgcccgagcggtaactttctgccgcccgagcgccatcctTCCTGTTCGAATGTTTTTCCTCGTaacctcggcgcccgagcggaagtttattaccgcccgagcgccaccccttctgtccaaataatctgttctttcttcttttcaaattctaatagtgagttcatgtcttttatggttGAGAAATGT is drawn from Primulina eburnea isolate SZY01 chromosome 10, ASM2296580v1, whole genome shotgun sequence and contains these coding sequences:
- the LOC140803273 gene encoding protein IMPAIRED IN BABA-INDUCED STERILITY 1-like isoform X1, producing MGCVTSKQTVSVTPAVLDQSGGLYGGSGRSRVGSSGGGGCLVAELEMNLKKVKKRGAGESGSELSESGRTSESVSFRLGNLHKYVEGEQVAAGWPAWLSAVAGEAIQGWVPLKSDSYEKLEKIGQGTYSTVFRARELETGKIVALKKVRFDNFEPDSVRFMAREITILRRLNHPNIIKLEGLITSCSSCNIYLVFEYMEHDISGLLSCPDITFTEAQVKCYMKQLLLGLEHCHSQGVMHRDIKGANLLVDNNGILKVGDFGLANYCSYGQRQPLTSRVVTLWYRPPELLLGSTEYGTSVDLWSVGCLFAELLIGKPILQGRTEVEQLHKIFKLCGSPPEDYWKKSKLPHATLFKPQHPYNTSLWQTFKDLPEGAVTLIETLLSVEPHKRGTAASALTSEYFKTKPYACDPSNLPKYPPSKEIDIKIREEASRKRSDVRSHGGPETTRKPTRRPNGMSKLAPEENLPPQKHGELKLNGNGVNNDKGNRFLVWEPPKPSIMWTKETSHVKNASQGDDTCPGPLQVSGSSGFAWAKGKMNDSSIRSRSRSSSRSLILESSGALHLKNSFDLIGENNSEVVNGDRKFPDTKHPDPCETIKRSMFKQWSHLERPDSFDTSDEYHSQELTKALYNKEEGAARRLNSQVHQEQWEKVEFSGPLLSQSQRIDELLEKHERQIRQAVRRSWFQRVKRNGKQLPVY
- the LOC140803273 gene encoding protein IMPAIRED IN BABA-INDUCED STERILITY 1-like isoform X3, whose protein sequence is MGCVTSKQTVSVTPAVLDQSGGLYGGSGRSRVGSSGGGGCLVAELEMNLKKVKKRGAGESGSELSESGRTSESVSFRLGNLHKYVEGEQVAAGWPAWLSAVAGEAIQGWVPLKSDSYEKLEKIGQGTYSTVFRARELETGKIVALKKVRFDNFEPDSVRFMAREITILRRLNHPNIIKLEGLITSCSSCNIYLVFEYMEHDISGLLSCPDITFTEAQVKCYMKQLLLGLEHCHSQGVMHRDIKGANLLVDNNGILKVGDFGLANYCSYGQRQPLTSRVVTLWYRPPELLLGSTEYGTSVDLWSVGCLFAELLIGKPILQGRTEVEQLHKIFKLCGSPPEDYWKKSKLPHATLFKPQHPYNTSLWQTFKDLPEGAVTLIETLLSVEPHKRGTAASALTSEYFKTKPYACDPSNLPKYPPSKEIDIKIREEASRKRSDVRSHGGPETTRKPTRRPNGMSKLAPEENLPPQKHGELKLNGNGVNNDKGNRFLVWEPPKPSIMWTKETSHVKNASQGDDTCPGPLQVSGSSGFAWAKGKMNDSSIRSRRENNSEVVNGDRKFPDTKHPDPCETIKRSMFKQWSHLERPDSFDTSDEYHSQELTKALYNKEEGAARRLNSQVHQEQWEKVEFSGPLLSQSQRIDELLEKHERQIRQAVRRSWFQRVKRNGKQLPVY
- the LOC140803273 gene encoding protein IMPAIRED IN BABA-INDUCED STERILITY 1-like isoform X2 — translated: MGCVTSKQTVSVTPAVLDQSGGLYGGSGRSRVGSSGGGGCLVAELEMNLKKVKKRGAGESGSELSESGRTSESVSFRLGNLHKYVEGEQVAAGWPAWLSAVAGEAIQGWVPLKSDSYEKLEKIGQGTYSTVFRARELETGKIVALKKVRFDNFEPDSVRFMAREITILRRLNHPNIIKLEGLITSCSSCNIYLVFEYMEHDISGLLSCPDITFTEAQVKCYMKQLLLGLEHCHSQGVMHRDIKGANLLVDNNGILKVGDFGLANYCSYGQRQPLTSRVVTLWYRPPELLLGSTEYGTSVDLWSVGCLFAELLIGKPILQGRTEVEQLHKIFKLCGSPPEDYWKKSKLPHATLFKPQHPYNTSLWQTFKDLPEGAVTLIETLLSVEPHKRGTAASALTSEYFKTKPYACDPSNLPKYPPSKEIDIKIREEASRKRSDVRSHGGPETTRKPTRRPNGMSKLAPEENLPPQKHGELKLNGNGVNNDKGNRFLVWEPPKPSIMWTKETSHVKNASQGDDTCPGPLQVSGSSGFAWAKGKMNDSSIRSRSRSSSRSLILESSGALHLKNSFDLIGENNSEVVNGDRKFPDTKHPDPCETIKRSMFKQWSHLERPDSFDTSDEYHSQELTKALYNKEEGAARRLNSVHQEQWEKVEFSGPLLSQSQRIDELLEKHERQIRQAVRRSWFQRVKRNGKQLPVY